The DNA region GTTCCGCGAGGACGCAGAACTCAGCACGCAGGATGCGTGCGCTCCATGGCGGACGGGGCTTGGCTGGGGCGGACGGCATCACTCGGAGAGTGATGGATACTGTACAGCGGACGTGGGCTGTGTTGGGGCGGATGGAGGCCGAGGGGTTCAAGGTGTGACGGCGTCTCGCCGTCAGGTTTGGGGGGGGATGCAAGGGGGCGGACGGGGTGCTAGATGGGAGTTCCGCGAGGACTCAGAACTCAGCACGCAGGATGCGTGCGCTCCATGGCGGACGGGGCTTGGCTGGGGCGGACGGCATGACTCGGAGAGTGATGGATGCTGTTCTGCAAGGGGGCGGACGGGAGGTTTCTGCAAACTGAACACGGAACACGGAACACGGAAGACGGAAGACGGAAGACTGAAGACTGGGGGCGGGGTCATCGCTGGTCGGGGCAGAATTCGCCGATGTCTTGGGGGGTGTGGTCGGTGGTGGCGGCGGCGGTGGTGTAGGCGGGGTGGCGGGGGTGGGGGGGAAGGCGGTGACGGGTGCGGGATGCGGCGGCGGTGGCGGTGGCTTGCTGGCGGTCGGCCTGGCGCTGGCGGCTGCTGTGGGTGTAGGTTTTGAGGTCGGCCTGCCAGTTGGCTACGGGGGTGGTGCTGCCGTTGCTGCTGCGGGTCCAGCCGCTGGCTTCGCGGGCGTTCCACCAGGTTTCGGCTTCGTCGGGGGTGAGGCCGAGGCTGGGGGCCTGGCTGCGGGCCTGCGCCAGGGTGGGCCGGGGCCGGGGGCTGTTCACTCCTGGATGGCTGCTGAGTTGGTTGTTGGTTCCTGGTTCTTGGTTCGTTCGAACGATCGTTGGGGTTTCCGTTGCAACGTTCGTTCGAACGAACGTTGAGGTGTCCGTTGGAACGTTCGTTGGTGAGTCGTTCGTGAATTTGGGCCGACGAGTGCGGCGGGCGATGCCGCTGGCGCGGCCTGCTTGGGCGGTTTGGTCCGCTTTGGCCTGATAGGCGGTGAGTTCGGCCTCGACGCGTTTGTGGCGGTAGCCTTCGGGGGTGGGCTGGAAGTAGGTGCGGAGGATGTGGGCGACGGCGTCGCGCTCGGCCCGACTGAGGGCGCGGATGATGCGGCAGAGGGTGGGGAGATCGCTGGGCAGGGGGCGGGCGGAGACATAGTATTCATCGAGCAGGAGGCGGTAGGCGCCGTGCTCGAGGATGGAGAGGTGGGCGGTGTCGCGCCGGTAATCACCGATGTGGTGCGGGTAGTAGTGCATGGGGGTGGGGAGGGGAAATTTGGGAAATGAGGAAAGCGGAAAGTGGAAAGCGGAGGGGTGTGGTGGATGGGGGCGGACGGAGGTTTCTCGCGCCCTTCCAGGGCGCGGCGGAGGTGGACGTGTTTTTGGTTAGGCGGGGTTCCGGGGGTTTTCGGTGCTGCGCACCTTCACCCCCGGCTAGTTTTCTTTCGCCCCTCCGGGGCGGGGGGAGCGGGTGCAAGGGTAAGGTAGGGCGCAGGGGCCCCGGGCGAAGCGGGGTGGGGGTGAGGGGGCGGACGCGGGCGTGAGATGGGAGTTCCGCGAGGACGCAGAACTCGGCACGCGAGACGCGTGCGCTCCATGGCGGACGGGGACGATGATCGGAAAACTGAACACTGAACACTGAAGACTGCCCCTAGATCTGAGGTCACGGCTGATGCCGGTGGGGGGCGTTTTCGATGAGCTCGTCGTAGGTGATGTGGTGGGCGGTCATGAGGGTGGTGAGGGCGTGGTGGAGGCAGGCTTCGGGGGAGGTGCGATCTGCGGGGGTGGTGGGGTGGAGGTAGATGTGGCGGACTTCGCGGTCGGTCTCGCCATCGGCGCGGGTGTCGGTGCAGGTGTATTCGATGATGAGGGGGCCATAACAGGCCTGCCGATGCTGGGTGCGGGGCTGCCGGGGCTCTGCTGCCTGCCGCTGGCCGATGCGGGGGGAGGGTAGGGGGAGGTAGAGGGACATGGCAGCGAGGGGGAAAGTGGAAAGGGGGATGGCGGGATGGTGGGGCGCATGGGGATCATGCGTTGCGTTGCGGGGGGGGCTCCTGGAGATGGGGCTGGGGGGCGGACGGGGGGTTCTCGCGCCCCTCTGGGGCGCGGCAGAGGTGGACGTGTTTTTGGTTAGGCGGGGTTCCGGGGGTTTTCGGTGCTGCGCACCTTCACCCCCGGCTAGTTTTCTTTCGCCCCTCCGGGGCGGGGGGGGAGGGGGTGCAAGGGTAAGGTAGGGCGCATGGTCCCCATGCGCAGTGGGGTGGGGGTGAGGGGGCGGACGCGGGCGTGAGATGGGAGTTCCGCGAGGACGCAGAACTCGGCACGCGAGACGCGTGCGCTCCATGGCGGACGGGGGGCTAGATGGGAGTTCCGCGAGGACGCAGAACTCAGCACTCGAGATCCCGCAGGCGCGGGACAGGCGCATGTGCGCTCCATGGCGGACGGGGCTTGGCTGGGGCGGACGGCATCACTCGGTGAGTGATGGATGCTGTACGGTGCGCTGCGTGCTGAAGGCTGAACACGGCACCGCTCTCACCGTCTGTGGCGGCGGCGGGCTTGGTCGCGCCAGTGGGGGCGGAGGGCGCAGAGG from Prosthecobacter dejongeii includes:
- a CDS encoding YdaU family protein — translated: MHYYPHHIGDYRRDTAHLSILEHGAYRLLLDEYYVSARPLPSDLPTLCRIIRALSRAERDAVAHILRTYFQPTPEGYRHKRVEAELTAYQAKADQTAQAGRASGIARRTRRPKFTNDSPTNVPTDTSTFVRTNVATETPTIVRTNQEPGTNNQLSSHPGVNSPRPRPTLAQARSQAPSLGLTPDEAETWWNAREASGWTRSSNGSTTPVANWQADLKTYTHSSRQRQADRQQATATAAASRTRHRLPPHPRHPAYTTAAATTDHTPQDIGEFCPDQR